ACTGGCTGGCTAGAGTAGCATGAGAGCTAAATGCAGGTTGGCAGGAGGAGGCCCCTGCTGCAGATTACCCTGACGGCCTGTCTGTCTGGATCAGACTGAAGACAGTCACAGAGAGGCCAGGCCCCTGCTGCAGATTACCCTGACGGACTGTCTGTCTGGATCAGACTGAAGACAGTCACAGAGAGGCCAGGCCACTGCAGCGCTGCTAGTTGGCTGATGAGGCTGCCTGGCCAAATAGCTCTGAGCTCAGGGGACAGAGGTAGAGCTGGATCTTTAGCCTTTGACCCATAGAGAAAGATGTACTGTAACATATCTGGTGTCATTTGCCCTCACTCCTTTCTACTGTATGTAGTAGTTGAAGGCTTAGGTCACGTCGTGTGATCTCAtgtcctgtcacacacacacataagccaGAATAGGTGCCGTGTGTGTAGTACTGGTGCAGTGTGTATGAGATGCTGCATGCAGGTCATGCACGCTTGGTTTTCACACACATGTTGAAGGACATGGACACACAACATGTGACATCTGCTGTACAGTAATAAGACATTCCTTTACAGAGCAGAGTTACAGTACGAGGTGCATGGTTGTACCTGAATcatctgtactgtactgaatggGAGGCATCATCGTTTGCTCACTCCTACTCTGAGCCAAGGCAGTTCTATTTACCATCTTCCGCCTCCTTGCAACCCATCATCGACATTATTTTGATGCAGTTAGTTTGTGGCCTAACTGTGCCCTTGTTTTGTgactgcagtgtgtgtgagtCCCACACAGGAAAAGGGGTGTGTTGTTACAGACAGGGCCAGACCTGTCAACCTACATTAGATACTGCACACTCGGCTTACCCTTGGTTTTCCCCTTTCTAATGCTGCTTAGAAACAGTCTCTGCAGTGACGCCTGGATTACAAGTCAAGCCTAGGTTTGCTGGCTGTAGTAGCTCACAACAACGTTGTTAGTGGAACACTGGTTGTTGTGGCGAAAGGCAATGTAGGTTAGCAAAACATATCTTTGTGCACACAAACACGGGTGCTTAAATGATAAACACCAACACAAGTTAGAGGGCACACCCTCCCTATATTTAGTTTCATGTTGAAGTGACATGATCTTGATCGAGTTCAAAAGGTTTCCGTTCCACAGTTCTGTGAAGGCGAGGACAATCTTAGTTCCCTGGCTACATAATTCCGAAGGTGATCTGGCTCTGGCTGAGAGCACTAACTTGCCACCCCATGATATAAGTACACCCCATATCTAGTAACAGgctagattttttaaatttaactggGCAAGAAGTAGAACAGTTAATTTAGCCTAGCGTTAGACCAGGAACACAGAGTGTACTTGAGTGTCCTGATAGGATTAGATTACAGTGAAATCAGCAGTCACGCATTACGGTATCGAAGTTCAGCACCCAGATTGTTCTGTAGTTAACAGTTGTTACATTGTAACAGCACGTTGCAACATTGTACTTAGTGATCCTATTTTGGAGCAACACATTGTTAAATTCTTGATGAGTTCGTGAGTTCCATTGTTATTTTAGAATTCTTGTCAATATTGACATTTTGCCCTGATGTGTTAAATAAACCTGCTCTTTGTTGCTGGCGTGTTATGTTTCTAAATTTGTATTGTTTCAGAGGGACAAGATCATCTTGTTTAGGCCTGGGAAGAAGTGGAGAACGTTTTTCAAAGTGTATTGAAACTAACTAAATACTTACATCAAATCCGGTCTATATCGGTGGATTATGGCACAGAATGCCAAGCCATCCCGGAAAGACGATGACATGTTCTTGATGTCTACATCGTTGTAACTCTCGCATTGTATCCGACACCATTCTTGAAGTGCTTTTAACGACCCCATGTTTGGAAACATTCAGATTTTATTCCTTTCAATATCGGTCTCATCCCACGTGTAGCGGGATGAGAAATAAGTTTTTGTAAGATTCTAGAAGCCGTCCTCCTGCTTTTCGAATTTTGGAGGACAACACCCGAAATGACTCATTCGGAATTCCATTGACTGGTCGAGGACAGTAGCGTTGAAGTCACGTTTGGTAGCAAGCAGGCTAACTTTGCGATGTCAATGAAACATTGTTTCCACAACTCCGCCTGCAGATGTGATCAAAGTTTCGATCTGCAAGTTTTCCCAACACGCACAATCAATAATCACCATATAAAAAGAATCCTACATACAATGGGTTTGACAGCTTGTCACAGAAATGTTgtcagtggctagctagctacctggatTAGTTAGCTTCGGTCCAAATATAGACGAACATCTCAACCCTGTTTCAGACTGATGCAGTTAGcattttagctagttagctggctgaAGCTAACTAGCCATGTTTTCACTTGGAAAAACACATTCATTGACCCGAAACGTGTCCCTTATTCGTGTGAACTCAGTTACAATCTTTATGTTGAAGCATCATCCAAAACTTTAAATGGGAAACGTGGTTGCTTGTTATATGGTGCAGTCCCATCTGTGTCGTTATACCGGTCAGACTCCAGAACAAGGCGTTTTTTCTTTCTCGTGCACTCCTCTTGACGGCAAAACAGAAGATACATGTATCAGATAAATGCACAGTTGTGTTTGGATGGCGATGATGGTTAGTTAAATGTATTATGAAAAATTAATTGTAATCACGGCAGCCGTCCATTCTGCCAAACCTTGCTTCGGCTGCCTGCTGTTGAAATGAAACGAATTCAACAACGTTACTCCTATGTGTCCGCTAGAGGGAGtagttaaatactttttttgccatcTTTTTTGGCCACTATAattacaggacacacacactgtctgttgACAGCGACACAAActctttttgacaacttttatgaAATATGTTgttggtctctcctcctctctgtggaTTTTAATAGACGTATGAGTGAAACTCTAAACTGCATATTGCTGTTTATGTTTCCAGTTTCTGTGCTATTAGGAGCAGGCTTGTCATCAATGGTTGAGGGTTGAGAACACACTTTGTGGAGGCAGAGAAGGATCAGGTATATcagtcatttaaaaaaacataaataGACCATGGGCAACAGCCAGAAGGCTTTAGCCTACCGGGTGTGTTTCTATTGCAATGCATCTGTCTTGCTCCTGATGGAGCCTTTACATGTGACGACGAAACATAGAACTTTGTGCCTTTTCGTGGTATCTGTGTAGAaaagccgcggcttttgtggagcgatgggtaacgaccgtgcttcgtgggcaaccgttgttgatgtgtgcagagggtccctggttcgcgcccgggtcggggcgaggggacggtttaaagttatactgttacatatgtgtATTTGGATGAGAGCAGCAGGTCTAGGGCTGACATGTAGCAGTATGACttgactttttattttatttttattattaacaAATATCAACAAACAAAAGAGGAAAGTATGACTTGACATGGAGGCTTTTGGTGCAAGATGATATCGGTCATAAAATGCATCATCACGCACTTCAGATTTTATCCTTGACAACCGTGTAGTAGGGGGACTACCAAGAATTGCTTGATATGATGACGCCCATATCGTTGCATGAGACAGGCAAAGTAACGCGATAGCTGCCAGTTTGGCAATCGGAATCCCCGAAAATGGCGGCGCCGCCAGAGGAGGAGAGCTTGGAGTCTCGCGTCAGTGAGTCATACGATGCTTTTACTGCTATAACGACTCAATACGTGACCAATTTACTTTCAGAAAACTGAGGTAGAGAATGCGCTGTAGTTGTAGTGTCATGAGCATAATTGTTGTATGTGCAGTGGATGAACATCCCAGTGATGATGATGCTTTATCCAAAGTGCTAGCTAGCGTGCTATAACGTAGCGATGCTAAGGTCGGGACAAAAACAGTCCTCACCCCTGTATTGTTTACGCAGAATAATGCCTTGACAAGCACGGATATTGTTTATTTTAGATGTTCTTAATACGCAATTTGTTACAAATACAACAAAGTCCGACTTTGAAACTGGTGAATAAGACTGGCTAAGCTAACTAGCCACATTATCCAGTGGCTAAGTGTCAATGGTCAAATCAATTGGGGAGGAGTCATTCTGCTAACGTTTGCAGCAAGTAAACACGAAAGCTTTCTTTGTGCATTTGGTTCTAGGGTAGCGAGAAACCCTTGAAAATGTTGATAAGCCCCAGGTTCTGGAATTTGCTTTTATTCTCCCCAGACAAAGCCACCAACCCTCGGAACAAGGAGGCGGACTGGGACAGTATCCAGGGCTTCTGTGAACAGCTCAACAATGAGCCTGAAGGGTAAGGAGGACCAACATGTGGAGAGCTGGTCATAGGCTTGCTTTGTCAGTCAGTACTTCAACATGTTTAAACATATGGCAAACCATACAGGTACTCTTATTTGATGtcacctccctcccccctagtCCTCAACTGGCTACCAGACTTTTGGCACACAAGATCCAGTCACCCCAAGAATGGGAGGCCATGCAAGCACTAATGGTGAGTATACCGTTATCTGGGTAATGTATTGGTTGACATGCTCACTGACATCTCCATTAGCCAGAATGTGCTAATTGTAAGTGATCCCACCACCAGCAGTATCATAACATATATGTGTCCCTAGGTCCTAGAGATGTGCATGAAgaactgtgggaagagattccaCAATGAAGTGGGCAAATTCCGCTTCCTCAACGAGCTCATCAAGGTGGTTTCACCCAAGGTACTGTCTGGAGAGCTATTTCTCTAGGGTTCCATTTGAATTGAATCACTTTTTGACTGCACCCCTTTTTGGTTCAGATCAACTTTCCATACATATTTTCCCATGATAGaagtggggtatgcaaaatgggtccATTTTGAGCACCTGCATGTTTTGTCATTTCGGTCCAAtaagtcactttctgaccacttatACTACGGGCAAATATgtatggaaagttttgttcaaatcaaaaaggGTGCGGACAACAAGTgattgaaatcaaatggaacaACCCTTTATGTAACTCAACCCCTttttaataaacaaacaaaacacagtAATCCATTATGTCTGTTTTGATGTTCCTAAATCTCGTCTCCTGTGCAGTACCTGGGTACTCGGGCCCCAGAGCCAGTGAAGAAGAAGGTTCTGGAGGTGATGTTCAGTTGGACGGTGGGCCTGCCTGACGAGCCCAAGATAGCAGACGCCTACCAGATGCTGAAGAAACAAGGTGAGCTTTAATAGTGATGACACACGTAGAAAGAATAGGAgtgaaataaatcgttctctctGTGTTGGTCCTTTTCTATCAACTCTCATTGTTTTCACTATGCTGGAACTTCAGGATGAGGAATATGGTTAAATCATATgattattactgtactgtaactgGATGATAATTTCAGGAGTTCACTCATTTTATTTTTTAGTTATCTGTATGTTCCCCTAACGTGTGCTCCTGATATAAATAGTATTTTGTCCATGTCAATCTCACTTCTTCTTTGTATAGTTTATGCACCAACATAAGACAAAATCATATTGAAACTCCTGAGTCTGCATCCAgcattataatttttttcacttAGTCCGTCTAAATGAGAGAGAAAAACTGTTTGTGTAGTATGACTGTTTGTGTAGTATGATGGAAGATAATTACATAGTGCTCAAGTTAAGTGTTTTGCTCCAGGGAGTGACGGCCAACAATATTTCTTAGCCTGGCCCTGAATCCTTTGCTTGGGCTGCTTGTGTTTACAATAACTTCATGGGGAAAACAATGTTATTACCAACGTGCCGGAAACCCACGCTATATACATGATGTACTATATATACACTGTAGGGAGTGCCGGTGACCGGCTGTTTATTCATGTGACATGGATGGGGTTCCCTGCTCTCTTCCAGGCATTGTGAAGCAGGACCCGGTACTTCCTGATGAGCCCCTCCCACCCCCTCCGCCCAGAACTAAGAGCGTCATCTTTGAGGATGAGGAGAAGTCCAAGGTAAAGATGACAATGAAGCAGCCCCTTGAGTTTTGTCAATAGAGATGACATTAGCGGACATTTTGAATTGATGTCGTCTTTCCATTCTTCCACTGTAATTTTCATGTATTCCCTAACGGCCTGCTCTCCCTCTTACCTCTCCTCCTGTTTCCCCCTGTTTTCCTTCCTCTTCCCTTCCTTCCTTTGTAGATGCTGTCTCGGCTTTTGAATAGCACTCACCCTGAAGATCTAAGAGCAGCAAACAAACTCATTAAGGAAATGGTGCAGGAGGTGTGTCCTACTCTGTTTACTCCTGTCTGCGcgattgtgtgtttgtttgggtgGGTGTCAATAAATGCTTATATGCCTATTGCATTCACAACGcagtcgttttttttttttttttttttttttactagtaCGCTAAGTAAACAGCGAGCACTTCTAATGATTTTATGGATTGAATTCTGAACTCCCTCACGATTGTGATTTACTATCCTTACAACTGCTCTCATAATTGTACTGTATATGCCTGCAATAAAACAACCTATGCAGACTTCAGAGCGCTCCAGCTTTTCTTTTATGGGatgatgtttttattttattgcagtgttctgagtgtgtgtgtgttctgttacgGTCCTCCAGGACCAGAAGCGAATGGAGAAGGTGTCTAAGCGTGTGAACGCCATCCAGGAGGTGAAGGAGAGTGTGGGCCTGCTGACCCAGCTACTGGGAGACTATAGCAAGGAGAGCAGCTCCCAGAGCAATCAGGAACTCATCAAGGTTAGCACAGAGCAACACcactaggggtgtgtgtgtgcaatggGCTATTTctaaatgtgtttgtgtttgcagGACCTATACCAGAGCTGTGAAAAGATGAGGCCTACTTTGTTCCGATTGGCTAGCGACACAGAGGACAACGATGAGGCCTTGGGTGAGAATCTTGTGTTTACATATAGTGTGATAGAAAAGTTTGGTCATATGCACATTCTTAAAAACATAGGTGCTGGGCTAATAAAGAATACTAGTATAGAACAAGAAGGCGCGCACACTGTCAGGACCCGACGAAGATCCGTTTCGGATCGAAACGTTGTCAATAAAGCAGTGAATTGGGAGCCGTAAGAGTGTGCGGGCCTTTGTTCTATACATATAGTGTGATCACATCAATACAGCAGGTATGATTCAAAATGGCTGAAGAGTGATGCATGCCTCTGTACGGTTGTTAGACAGTACTATATGGTTATGTCGTGTTCTGTATTGACGCATTGCATAGCTCACCCTCTGTGTACGTCTGTTACGCCAGCTGACATCCTGCAGGCCAATGACAGCCTGACGCAGGTCATCAACCTGTACAGACAGCTGGTGAAGGGAGAAGAGGTGAACGGAGACAGCACAGCCATGCCCACACTactaggtgagagagagagaggacctctgTAGGGTCACGACCTGAACCTGCTGACGTCTCAGAGGGGCAGACACACTGTTCTACACACTCCCAACATGTTCAAACATGCACAGACTGAACCTCAGGACATCCAGCATAATCAACCACGTTGTTTCCCTGTTCATTTTCACAAATGTGTTCCgtgtgtttagttcagtagatTCAGACATTTGATCACAGACCGACATGTTTGATCTCTCCACAGGAAGTAGCACAGCCCTCCTAGACCTGACAGGGTTGGACACCTCGCACACCGGACTTCCCTCCTACCCAGACACCCCCTCACTACAGACCCCGTCACAAGAACTGGGTATCAGCCTGCTAGATGATGAGCTCATGTCACTAGGTAAGCAGCAGTTCTGAATGTCGTTTCGCTAGCTTGTTTACTCTTATTAAACTGCCCGATTATTTTCCAACTTGCCATGACTCGTCCAACTGTGGTTATGCATTGTGTTCTCTCTCGGTTTGTGTCGACAGCCTCTTTCTATTGTTGTTTTCACTCAGGACTCAATGACGTAACGCCCAACTCTACCCACACTCCTCAGTCGGGAGACTGGAACTCCtttcaggtgagagagagttgTCAGCATatgacgcatgcacacacacacaaaatgtccCTAACCTAGTGTTTTTCTGCGCAGTGTTCTGACAGTGTAGAGCCAGTCGTCCCAGTGATGCCTACTGCAACAGTGTTGCTACCGGCCGTGACCCCTATCCCGCAGGCTCCATCAGGGGGGGCCCCCGCTGCTTCCCCTAAAGCCCTGGATGAGTTAGACCTGCTGGGCAAGACCCTGCTGCGTCAGTCCCTACCCCCGGGGACGCAGCACGTCAATTGGTAAACACTGCAGGCCAGAGAGGCAGCTGCTTATCTGTAACGTAAACACTCTGTTTTCTCTTTAAAAAGCTGAccctttgctctctctccctctcccagggaTAAACTGCAGCCCCAGTCCAGACCCACCCTGCGAGACCTCCAGACCAAGTCCAGTACCAACACTACTAGTACCTCCACCCCCAGCCCTGTCCCGGCCTTCCCCTCGGAGCAGCCTGGGTCTCTCCTAGACTCCCTGCCCAGCCTCGGGCCTCCTACCCCAGCCGCCCAGAACGACATCTCCTTAGCTAACGTGACTGTGCCCCTGGAATCAATCAAGCCCAGTAAGCCAATTATCTGATCAATCTGTATTACTGTATGGTTGTTTTGAACGTTAGCAAGAAAAATACCAAACCAGACTACAAATAATAACTATAACATACCCAGCCATTACCTGTGTTGCAACATGTCTCCAGACATGGTGATGGCTGGGCATGAACTAACCCTAagcctctgtctgtcctctaggCAGCTTGTTACCAGTGACTGTATTTGACAAGCACAGTTTGCGGGTGCTGTTCCACTTTGCCCGTGACTCTCCTCCCTCTCGGCCTGACGTGCTGGTAGTGATCATCTCCATGTTGTCCTCCGCCCCCATACCAGTCACCAACATCCGCTTCCAGTCTGCAGTACCCAAGGTTGGTCctgtctctctatcatctctcgctaacccccccccccccccctctattttTTTCTTAGTGATCCATCTTCTACCTCTATCATTTGTTTGTCCTTAATTTCCACTCTGTCTGATTAGATGGTTGTGTTCTGTGGTAACCTATGTGCGCTGAGTTGTGACTGTAGTTTAATGATTAGATGGTTGTGTTCTGTGGTAACCTATGTGCGCTGAGTTGTGACTGTAGTTTGATGATTAGGTGGTTGAGTGCTGAGTTGTGACTGTAGTTTGAGTGTAATGTGTTTCCTCCTCTGTCTGTTTCTAGGTGATGAAGGTGAAGCTACAGCCTCCTTCAGGAACTGAGCTTCCAGCCTTCAACCCCATCTTACCCCCAGCTGCCATCACACAGGTCCTACTGCTGGCTAATCCTCACAAGGtactatctacacacacacacacacagactcctcCTGCCTGCTTTCCAAGGTGTTTAACATatgctcataaaaaaaaacaGCCAAGTCAGCATCTCATTTGTAGCTGTGAAATTCCCTGAGGTGACAGACTGTCACCGTGGCAACAAAACAGAACTTAAACATGTGCAAGCAGAAAGCATGTTAATTTGTCCCCTTTCCTGGTGTAGCCTAAcatgtttctgttttttatttcagGAGATGGTCCGGTTGCGATACAAGCTCACATTCAACCTGGGAGAAGAATCACATGATGAATCCAGCGATGTAGAACAGTTCCCCCCTCCAGACACCTGGGGGAACCTTTAGTGGGACTGATCAACTTCCTGTCACCTGATCCGCTGCTTCCCTTAGGTGTAGGTCGAAGGTCCCCCCCAAGCACTGGTCCAGGGAAAGATGGCGTTTTTACATTGTGATGGTTACGGGAAATCTGGTCTTAGACCTGTTATTTGGGATCGGTTTCTCCCTTAAGGGTCACACCAAATGTGTGCTGTTGACATCTGACTGCTGACTTTTTCGTGTAATTCTTACATGTAAAATCGGTTTGCAAATTATGTCCGGTactctgttcagaggtgctaacTACTCTCGGCAGGCAAACGCTATTGGTGTGTCCGTGCCCTTATGTCTTCCCATTTGTTATGGATTGAATATCGGCAgggaaagctgatcctagataaGTTATTTGTGGGCAGTTTCTCCCTTATGCCTTCCCATGTGTCCCATCCATGATCCGCCACCCCATGTCCCTATGTTGTCATCTTTCATACTCCAttttgtgtttttctttattcCATTGACTACTACAATCAGCCCTTAGTCTCCAATGCATTACTGTATAATAACCACCTCACGATCTGTCCAAAACAAATCATTGCTGTGAGTTCTGAGAGAACAAGTTGAAGCCTTTTAAACTGAATGTGGTGGGACTGTTTCTCTCAGGCCTATGCCTGATAGCATTATTCTGCACAAAATATGACACTCAAATAGTGTAGTCCAAAGTATTTTCTTTTTATTATTTGTACGGTATAAGACCAGTTGGGTCTGTGAGTGTGTAATATAAGTTGGGCAGTAGGTGTAACAAATGTATATCCTGTCCAATCTTCTGTGAAGGAATATCCAATCTATGACGTTTTTATTCATTCTATTGAAATCACTTGATCATATTGTTTTGATCTAAACAGCAATTTGTTGCTGTTTCTATTTTTTCCCCCGTTTAAGTGATTTCATTCACTACACGATGCATGCACTTCCTGTTTGTTTGGTTTTGCACATGAATATGATTCCCTCATTTGCTGTCCTCTGTTCCACCTTCAGCTGTTGACGTTGACCCAAAGGGAGAGACGTTAGTTGAGTACTGAGTTGTCAGTGCTGACACCGTTTAAATCTGCCGTATGTGCCTAAAGCTGAGAGTTTGTTCtttatgtatttaattttttttttaccttccaTGTACATATGAATGCTAATTTGTTTGTCAAATTTTTTCCCGTTTCGGAGTCGGACTACTGATTTTCTTGTTATGACATCTGGTTATGCTTCCTTTGGTGCGAGATGTGAAATTGTCATTGATGATGCGTCCGTTCAATCTCGGGGCGACCAATCATATCCGCAAGGGACAGTGGAGGCGGAAGCTTTTGCTCCAGTCAAGTAGTACCACCCGATTCAATCAATAAAATGATTTATTGAAGACTAAGATTAGTTGATCAGGTATCATGTTAGTTAGTGCTGGGCTAGAAGTAAAGCCAGCAGCCCCACCTGTCCATTGCAGATAGTCATCCACCCCTGGTCCAACCATGCAGCAGCTGCATCTCTCACGTCATTCTGCAGCTCCCCTCCACATTCCACCTCCCTGCCTTTATTACCTAGCCTgcgtctcagatctgtttgtgcagtcTTGCAAACTCAATGACTAGGAGCTGgtaaaacagatctgggactcagGCTACCTATTTCTTGCTCTTGACTTTGTAAATAATAAGAATGGTTCTGCAATTATGTACATTTGCCAGAAAGTATAATTACAAAGAGCAAATAAATATTGAGGGGGGAATGGTGAGAATGTAGTGCAAATATGTATTTAAGGGAAATAAAGTTACTTTTTCTTGGGGGTTTAAATGGACTTTTGTCTATTGGTGGTTGTCAATGAATGTGCACTCCTGCTTACCTATCCTGTACTCCATACAACAATTACAAGGATTTCGGTTTCAGAAACTTTATTGAAATCCTGTGAAATAAAACAAAGTAGAAAAATAACATAAGTATGAATTACCTCTTACCAATAAATGTTGATTAAACATTCACAAAGCAACACTCAATGTGCAGGATTATGACAAGTGTCTGATTTTCATTCCCAAATTCTCCTGATATAGTTCTAATATGATTCTGAAGAAAATGGCATAGCCATACAGCTTATGTAGTTTATAAACAGTTTCTATAAAAAGCTGACTGCAGT
The DNA window shown above is from Salvelinus fontinalis isolate EN_2023a chromosome 40, ASM2944872v1, whole genome shotgun sequence and carries:
- the LOC129839326 gene encoding ADP-ribosylation factor-binding protein GGA1-like isoform X1; the encoded protein is MAAPPEEESLESRVNKATNPRNKEADWDSIQGFCEQLNNEPEGPQLATRLLAHKIQSPQEWEAMQALMVLEMCMKNCGKRFHNEVGKFRFLNELIKVVSPKYLGTRAPEPVKKKVLEVMFSWTVGLPDEPKIADAYQMLKKQGIVKQDPVLPDEPLPPPPPRTKSVIFEDEEKSKMLSRLLNSTHPEDLRAANKLIKEMVQEDQKRMEKVSKRVNAIQEVKESVGLLTQLLGDYSKESSSQSNQELIKDLYQSCEKMRPTLFRLASDTEDNDEALADILQANDSLTQVINLYRQLVKGEEVNGDSTAMPTLLGSSTALLDLTGLDTSHTGLPSYPDTPSLQTPSQELGISLLDDELMSLGLNDVTPNSTHTPQSGDWNSFQCSDSVEPVVPVMPTATVLLPAVTPIPQAPSGGAPAASPKALDELDLLGKTLLRQSLPPGTQHVNWDKLQPQSRPTLRDLQTKSSTNTTSTSTPSPVPAFPSEQPGSLLDSLPSLGPPTPAAQNDISLANVTVPLESIKPSSLLPVTVFDKHSLRVLFHFARDSPPSRPDVLVVIISMLSSAPIPVTNIRFQSAVPKVMKVKLQPPSGTELPAFNPILPPAAITQVLLLANPHKEMVRLRYKLTFNLGEESHDESSDVEQFPPPDTWGNL
- the LOC129839326 gene encoding ADP-ribosylation factor-binding protein GGA1-like isoform X2, with the translated sequence MQALMVLEMCMKNCGKRFHNEVGKFRFLNELIKVVSPKYLGTRAPEPVKKKVLEVMFSWTVGLPDEPKIADAYQMLKKQGIVKQDPVLPDEPLPPPPPRTKSVIFEDEEKSKMLSRLLNSTHPEDLRAANKLIKEMVQEDQKRMEKVSKRVNAIQEVKESVGLLTQLLGDYSKESSSQSNQELIKDLYQSCEKMRPTLFRLASDTEDNDEALADILQANDSLTQVINLYRQLVKGEEVNGDSTAMPTLLGSSTALLDLTGLDTSHTGLPSYPDTPSLQTPSQELGISLLDDELMSLGLNDVTPNSTHTPQSGDWNSFQCSDSVEPVVPVMPTATVLLPAVTPIPQAPSGGAPAASPKALDELDLLGKTLLRQSLPPGTQHVNWDKLQPQSRPTLRDLQTKSSTNTTSTSTPSPVPAFPSEQPGSLLDSLPSLGPPTPAAQNDISLANVTVPLESIKPSSLLPVTVFDKHSLRVLFHFARDSPPSRPDVLVVIISMLSSAPIPVTNIRFQSAVPKVMKVKLQPPSGTELPAFNPILPPAAITQVLLLANPHKEMVRLRYKLTFNLGEESHDESSDVEQFPPPDTWGNL